One part of the Archocentrus centrarchus isolate MPI-CPG fArcCen1 unplaced genomic scaffold, fArcCen1 scaffold_170_ctg1, whole genome shotgun sequence genome encodes these proteins:
- the LOC115775508 gene encoding activator of 90 kDa heat shock protein ATPase homolog 1-like, whose product MAKWGEGDPRWIVEERTDATNVNNWHWTERDVSSWSSECLRKLLLGVRVEGAEGVCKLTDVTKLEGEASINNRKGKLFYFYEWQLRASWLGTSCGGVKFRGTVDVSNLSDENSEDELDVSVTVLIRSSGRVAQIPVKQ is encoded by the exons ATGGCTAAATGGGGTGAAGGAGACCCTCGATGGATCGTGGAGGAGAGAACCGACGCGACGAACGTCAACAACTGGCACTG GACGGAGCGGGATGTGTCCTCCTGGTCCTCTGAGTGCCTCCGGAAGCTCCTCCTCGGTGTGCGGGTGGAGGGAGCCGAGGGAGTCTGCAAGCTGACGGATGTCACCAAGCTGGAGGGCGAAGCTTCCATCAACAACCGCAAAGGGAAGCTCTTCTACTTCTATGAGTGGCAGCTGAGGGCCAGCTGGCTGG GGACGTCCTGCGGTGGAGTGAAGTTCAGAGGAACCGTCGACGTGTCCAACCTGTCTGACGAGAACAGCGAGGACGAGCTGGACGTGAGTGTGACTGTCCTGATACGGAGCAGCGGGAGAGTCGCACAGATCCCAGTGAAGCAGTGA